The segment TAGTCCTGGCCCGCATACGAAGGGGAAGAGAACTCAAAGTCCGCGGGCATGACCCCGACGATTTCGGTCGGTCTTCCGTCCAGCCGGGCGGTCCGGCCGACGATCGAAGCGTCACCACCGAACGCCCGCAGCCACAGCCCGTGGCTGATGACGGCGACCGGCGCGGCGCCGGGCTGGTCGTCCGCTTCGTCCAACCAACGGCCGAGTGCGGGGCGGGAGCCCAGCGCCCGCAGGACGCCGGCGGTGCATTGAATGGCGGCAAGCGACTCGGCCTCTTGCGCGCCCAGATTGATCCGCGCCGGCCGGTAGACGCCGAAATCGACAAAGCTGCGGTTGCGCTCACGCAGGTCCCGGAAATCGGGAAACGAGAGCGGCTGGCCGCCGTTGGAGCGGACGTAAACGATCTCCCCGGAGCGTGGATACGGGAAGGGATCGAGCACGAGTGCCTGCAGCACGCTGAAGAGCGTGGTGGCGGCGCCGATGCCGAGGGCGAGCGAGAGCACGGCGGTGGCCGTGAAACCGGGCGATTTCAGCAGCTGCCGGGAGGCAAAGCGCAGATGGTTCATGGCCGGAGGCGACCGCGATCAGCACTCCGCGCGCGAACGAAAACAAACCACCGGCCCGCTGCCGGGACGGCAGCGGCGACGGCTTCGCTCAGGGACTGACGGCTACGAATGATCGCGGACCATGGCGGGAGAGGGCGTGTGCGTTGAGGGCGGTCGACCGAAGGTGGTGGGGGACTATTCCGCGCGGAGCGCGGTCATCGGATCGACGTGGGTGGCTTTGCGGGCCGGCCAGAAGCAGGCGAACGCGGCGGTGGCGACGAGAACAATGGTGACCACCGGGAAGGCGAAAGGATCGAGCGTGCTGATGCCGATCAACACGTGCGACATGACGAAGGACACACCGAGGGCCATCACCAGGCCGAGCGCGAGACCGATGGCGGTGAGCCGCAGGCCTTCGCGCGAGACGAGCCGGACGATGTTGCGGCTGGTGGCGCCGAGTGCGACGCGCACGCCGATTTCGCGGGTGCGGCTGGTCACGCCGTAGGCGACGACCGCGTAGAGTCCCAGGATCGCGAGCAGCAGCGCGATGCCGCCCTGGACGCCGGCGAGCACCGACCCGAAGCGGAACGGCATGAGCGCGAGCGGGCTGTTCAGCATGTGTTCATCCATCGCGATCGTGCCGTAGATCGGCAGATGCGGATCGAGTCCTTGAATCACCTGGCGGACCGGCGCGGCGAGCGCGTGCGGCGCCTGCTGCGTGCGCACGACCAGCGTGGCGGGCATGTTGTAGAACTGGGCGAACGGACGGTAATAGTAGGGCCGCGGCTGCTCGCCGATCATGAGATATTTTCCCGTGGCGGCGACGCCGACAACCTCGATCGCGGGCCCGCCGCGCCAGAGCCGGAAGTGCTGGCCGATCGGATCCTTGCCCGGCCAGAAGGCGTTCGCCATGGCCTCGTTGATGACCGCCACTTCCGGCGCGCGCTCGTCGTCCGTCGGCAGCAGGTCGCGACCGCGGAGCAGCCGGATGCCAAAGGTCTTGAGGAACGACGGCTCGACGCCGGAGAACGCGACTGCGATGTGATCGTCCGGCACATGACCGGACGGATTGTCGGGCCAGTTGTCGCGCATCAGGATGCTCTGCGTGAATGGGACGTGCTGGGCCAGGCTCGCGGCTTCGACGCCGGGCAGCGCGCGGACACGCTCGAGCAGGTCGCGCTGGAACTGCAGTCCGCGTTCCTTCGAATAGCCCTGGAGATTGAGATCGAACGACTGCATCAGCAGCCGGTCGGGGAGGAAACCGACGTCGGCGTGACGCGCGATGGCGAGGCCGCGCAGGAAGAGCACGGAGGCAATCAGCACGACGGCGGAGGTCGCGACCTGGCCGATCACGAGCAGATTCCGCAGCCGGTGGCGGCCCGGACCGGTCTGCCGGCCGGCGCCTTGTTTCAATCCTTCGTTCAAATCGATGCGCGACGAGCGCAGCGCGGGCACCAGTCCGGCGCCGACGCCGGCGCAGAACGAGACAAGCGCGGTAAAAGCCCACACCTGCCAGCTGATCGAGTCGTTCACCCGGATGGGAATATCACCGGCGGGCGTCAAGCTGCGCATCGCGTCGCCGCCCCACCACGCGAGGCTGTAGCCGACGATGCCGGCGAGGACGGCAAGCAGCACGCTTTCCGCGAGCAACAGCCGGACGATGCGCCAGCGGGAGGCGCCGAGGGCGGCGCGAACGACGAGCTCCTTCTCGCGCGCGAGCGCGTGGCTGCCCATCAGGTTCGCAACGTTGGCGCAGGCGATGAAGAGCACCAGCAGGACCAGCCCGGTGAAGAGGCAGCCGATGACCGGCGCGAGGTCGGCCATGACCGGATCGGGCCGCGCGTGCCGCTCGAGGATCGCCTGAAAACGGAAACCGCGGTGATCGTCGGGGAACTGTTGGGCGAAGCGCTGCGCGAACACCCCGAGTTCGGCGTTGGCTTCCGCGAGCGTGGCGCCCGGGGCGAGATGCGCGAGCACGCGCCACGCGCTCGAGCCGCGGTATTTGAAAAAGCCGTCGCCGTCGGGGCGCAACTGCGCATAGGTGCCGGACGGCACCCACAGGCTGACGCTGACGGAGTAGGAGAAGCTTTCGAAGCCGGGCTTCGCGACGCCGACGATCGTGAACGGTTTGGCGTTGATCAGCACGGAACGGCCGATGACGCGGGGATCGCCACCGAACTGAGTTTGCCAGTAACGGTGCGTGAGGACGGCGACGGGCGTGCCGGGCGGCATCGCGCCGTCGGCGGGTTGTAGCGGCCGGCCCAGGACGACGTTGACGCCCATGCGGGAGAACGCATCCGGGGTGACCGCTTCGATCCAGGTGCGTTCGGGCGATTGGCCGGGTGCGCTGACGTGCGCGGCCATCGGCAGAAAGGCGACGTGGTCGGTCAGCGATTTGGAGCCGTCGCGGAGGTCCTGAAAATCGAGGAACGAGATCTGGTGCGGCAGATTGATCGCATTGCTCCGGCCGACGATCGCGACCAGCCGGTCGGGGTCGCGAACGTCCATCGGCTGGAGGAAGATCGCGTTCACCATCATGAAAATCTGGGTGTTCACCGCGATGCCGAACGCCAGCGTGAGCACGACGACGGTCGTGTAGCCGGGGAACTTGGCCATCTGACGCATGGCGTAGCGGAGGTCGGAGAGCATGCGGAGATGTATTTGCACGCGCCGTGCCGCATCCGTCGACATTTCGCTAGTCACGGTGCATCAGTATGATAAAATTGACGAGCCGTGGGCCGATGGCCCGTGTTGTTCGGAAACGAAACGAATCGTTCCCACGGATGGGACGGCACCAAATCCGGCCGATTCAACGGACCGACCGCCGCTGAGGTTTCTTACGAGGCGCGCTCGCCGTTCCGGGCCGCCCGGCAGCCGGGCCTGCCGCCGCGAAACCTGCTAGCGCTCGATACGGGTGACGGACGAACCGATCAACTGCCAGCGACTACGCCGGTGGATCCACACGTCGACGAAGCGCGCGCGGCCGGAGATGGGGCGGCCGGCGAACGTGCCGGTGAATTGGGAGCGACCCACGACGCAGGCCATCTCGCCCGTGCGGCGGACGGTGAGGTCATCGATGCGCAGCTGGGCGAGCTTAAGTTCAGGGCGGAGGAAACCGGCGATGAACGTGCGCCGCGTGACCTTCCGACCATGCAGATCGATGCCGACGAAGTCGCGGGCGAGCAGAGCCCGCAGCGTTGCGGCGTCGCCAGTTCGCTCGGCGCGCGTGAGTTCGCGTTCACAGGCGAGCAGACTTTGGCGGTCGGTGGTCACGCGGTTGGACCGAGGCGTCGGGCGTTTTCCAGATTTCATGGGAATGTTTGGCGAGGGAAAGTTCGAACCGGTCAGCCCCAGGTGGACACTGAAGGACACAGACTCATATGGTCGTAAAAGGTCCGGTCGGCCGCCGATCAGAATGCCGCATCAGGAACGCATCACGGGCGTTCAACTTGGCCACAAAGGGCGCAGAAAGCACAGAATCGGGTTCCTACCATGTGCCTCTTGCGCGTGCGGGCCAGTGGGATGGAGCGAGCATCGGTTGCGGCGGAGCCGCTCTGTCCATCGGTGGTTCAGGTCCTACGCTTCGATCCGCTCGAATTTGAAGAGCACCGGGCGAAGGCCGTCGGTGCAGCAGGAGATCATTACGGTGGGATCGCCGGCGTGGATCTTGTGAATGATCGCTCGCAGGTCGGCCCACGCCCAGGTGCAGAAGCCCGGAGGCGGATCCCACGGGCTTTCGGTCATGAAGACCTGACCTTCTTCGAACCGGCCGCAGGCGGCCCGGCGTCCGTAAGGATGCTGATCATAGAGGTCCGCGTGGAACAGCTTTCGGAGAACGGTGATCCGGCACTTGTAGCGTTTCGCCGGCTCGGCGGTCGCAGTCGCCGCGGAGGCGAGGTTGGCGGTTGCGCCACACAGCGTCGCTGCAGTGGCGAGTTTCATGAATTCACGACGGTGCATGGGAGTTTGAGAAGTGGCGGGCTTCGCCGCCGCTGTTCGCGAGCTGAGTCGGGCGAGATGCACCCAGGCCCAACACAGCGGATTGGGTTCGGATCGGAGGTTTGACGGGAGCGCGTAGGCACACGGAAAGAAGATTCCTTCAGTCGCGGTATGATGCCGCTCCCCGAGCGTGGTCGATGATTACTCTGTCTTTCCGCGCGAAAATTGGTCGGCGTAGAACTGCTGCAGCAGGTTCTCCGGAATGCGGTCGACCGGATATGATCCGTGCATCTGGACGTGAACCCAGCGTCCGTCCCGCTTTTCCAGCACCCCTGTTTGGAAGACGTTCTGCAGGCAGTGTTCCTTGCCCTTGATCGTGGCGCAGTCATCCAGGTAGGTGGAATACCAGGCGACATCGCCGGACCGGGAAAAGCGGATACGCAGGTCCCGAAACTCGAAGCGGGTGCCGCGGAAATCGGGATCGCGCCACTGGTCGGCGTAGCGTTTGAACGCATCCAAGCCGATCACGGTGCTGTTGGAGAACACCCAGAAGTGAAAGAGATCGTCGCCCCATAGGTGGAACATGGCGTCGAAATCCTTTTCGATCGCCCAGCCAATGGCCTGTTCGATGCAGTGCTTCACGGCGGCGTAGTCGCGGGAAGGCGCCTGACCCGATTCGATGAGCCCGGGGGAGTCGGGGGGAAGCTGAGGAGTCGTCATGGGGCGGGGAGGATTGGTCAGAGCGAGGTTGTAGCCGTTGGCGAACCGGGCGAACACGCCCGTTTCGTTCATCGGCCGGTGCTGCAGGAAAACGAGCGCGACGAGATCCTCGCGCGGATCGATCTGGCAACGGGTCGTGTTCGAGCCGGACCAGCCGAACTGGCCCAGCGAGCACAACGTCGGGTCTTTCGCGGGATCGATGACAACTTCGGCGCCGAGTCCAAATCCGCGCGAATCGGAGTAGGCGTGCGTGGGTTTGCTGGTGCGCGCGAGATGGTTCAGCGTCATGTATTCGACGGTCTTGCGTCCGAGGATTCGCACGCCGTCGAGTTCGCCGCCGTTGAGCAGCATCTGCGCGAAACGGGCGTAGTCACCCGTGGTGGAGAACAACCCGCCGCCGCCGCTCCGGATGCCCTGCCGCCGCCGCGCCACGTCGGCTTGGCCGGGCTCGTCGTTCACGAGCTGGTCACCCTGCCGGCGGTAGACGCTCGCGAGCCGCGGCAGTTTTTCCGCCGGCACGTCGAAGCTGGTGTCGACCATCCGCAGCGGGCGAAAGAGGCGCGCCTGGAGAAACTCTTCGAGATTCTGACCGGAGACGCGTTCGATGATCGCGCCAAGAACATCCGTGCTGATGCCGTAGCGGAACGCGGCGCCGGGTTCGTGCGCGAGCGGCAGCTTGGCGGCGCGGGCGACGAACTCGTCGAGTGACGCGGCGGCCCACGGATTGTGGCGGCGGTAGAGTTGCGAGAGCACGTCCGTGTCGCCGAAATCGTAGGTGAACCCGGCGGTGTGCGAAAGGAGATGGCGGATACGAGGAGGCGTCTTGGGCTCGACGAGCTCCGGCGCGTCGACGGTGCCGCCGGTGAGGACGCGCACGTCCTTGAAGTCGGGCAGATAGGTCGCGATCGGCGCGTCAAGGTCGAGCCGGCCCTCCTCGAACAGGATCATCGCGCCGACGGAGGTGATCAGCTTCGAGTTCGAAGCGATCCGGAAAATCGTGTCCTGCTCCATCGGTGCGCGCGTCTCGAGATCGCGCCAGCCGTAGGTGCGCCAGTCGGCGATTTGGCCGTGCCGAACCAGCAGCGTGACGAAACCGGAGCAGCGACCCTCGTCGACGAGCTGGCGGAGATTGGCGTGGAGCCGGTCGAGCCGGTCGGGCGCGAAGCCGAGGTCGCGGGCGCTTCCGAGCGGGAGCGGGGCGGCGGCGTCGGTGGCGAGGGCAGCAGCGCAGGGTGCGCGCGAAACGCCGGCGAGTGCGACGAGGCAAAGCCACACGGGGAAGGCCCGCGGGTGTCGGGGTTGGAACAACGAAAGCGGATGCATGGAACGACGGCGGAGGAGCGGTTGCAGGACTGGCGCGGGCAGATGCTGCCGCGGACGGACTGGTCGAGCTGCCCTGCCACACTGTTATTGTCGCGACTAGGTGAGCTGTGACGTGGTTTGAACCTAATCAATGAGGTGCAATGAACCCACGGCGGGGCTGGCGTATCGCGCCGCATCCAGCTCGACGCGCGTGACAGCGGACGGCGTCGCTGCGGCGCAGGGCGTGAATAATGGGTTGATCATCGATGGCCGCGCTCAGTTAGCCTGTGCCACGACGGAGGGCAGGCTTTTCAGGGCGCTTGCGGCCGGTTCGAAACCGGGATCGATCTTGAGCGAAGCTTCGTAAGCGGCGCGCGCGGCGGCGAGGTTCCCCTGCCGTTTCGAAAGGTTGCCGATACGCCAATGCGCATGCTGGTGCTTCGGTGCCGCCGGCGGCGTGAGCTGCGGAAGCTCGAGGCAGTGGCGCAGGGCGGCGAGCCCGCGCTCCGCGGCGACGCCATTGGTGTCGCAGAGTTTTCCCACGAGATAGTTCACATAAAAATCGTCCGGCGCCGTTTTCAGGTAGGCGTCGTATTCCGCGAGCGCCTCGGTGAACTTCTTCTCCGCCTGATAGAGCGTCGCATACGCGAGTGCGCCGCGCGCCGGGTCGAGTTGCTTGAGGATCGCCGCCTCCGCGGCGGCCTTGTCGGTGCCGCCGCCGGCGATCGCCGGTGCCTGCCGGTAATACTCGAACAAACACTGGTGCGTGCGCGCATCCGCCGGGTCGAGCCGGGCGGCGCGCTGGTAGGATGCGAGGCATTTTTTCGCGAGGCCGAACTTCGAGAGCACGCCGGCCTGCTGCGCCTTGGTGCCGAAGGCATCGCCGAGCGCGCGATGCGTTTCGGCGTGGGTAGGCGCGAGGCCCACAGCTTTTTCGAACCAGCGGACGGCGGCATCACCGTCGTTGCGGCGGAGGGCCAGGTAGCCGAGGCAGCGCAACGGCTCCGGATTGCCGGAATCCTTTTCCGTGAGC is part of the Opitutus terrae PB90-1 genome and harbors:
- a CDS encoding ABC transporter permease gives rise to the protein MLSDLRYAMRQMAKFPGYTTVVVLTLAFGIAVNTQIFMMVNAIFLQPMDVRDPDRLVAIVGRSNAINLPHQISFLDFQDLRDGSKSLTDHVAFLPMAAHVSAPGQSPERTWIEAVTPDAFSRMGVNVVLGRPLQPADGAMPPGTPVAVLTHRYWQTQFGGDPRVIGRSVLINAKPFTIVGVAKPGFESFSYSVSVSLWVPSGTYAQLRPDGDGFFKYRGSSAWRVLAHLAPGATLAEANAELGVFAQRFAQQFPDDHRGFRFQAILERHARPDPVMADLAPVIGCLFTGLVLLVLFIACANVANLMGSHALAREKELVVRAALGASRWRIVRLLLAESVLLAVLAGIVGYSLAWWGGDAMRSLTPAGDIPIRVNDSISWQVWAFTALVSFCAGVGAGLVPALRSSRIDLNEGLKQGAGRQTGPGRHRLRNLLVIGQVATSAVVLIASVLFLRGLAIARHADVGFLPDRLLMQSFDLNLQGYSKERGLQFQRDLLERVRALPGVEAASLAQHVPFTQSILMRDNWPDNPSGHVPDDHIAVAFSGVEPSFLKTFGIRLLRGRDLLPTDDERAPEVAVINEAMANAFWPGKDPIGQHFRLWRGGPAIEVVGVAATGKYLMIGEQPRPYYYRPFAQFYNMPATLVVRTQQAPHALAAPVRQVIQGLDPHLPIYGTIAMDEHMLNSPLALMPFRFGSVLAGVQGGIALLLAILGLYAVVAYGVTSRTREIGVRVALGATSRNIVRLVSREGLRLTAIGLALGLVMALGVSFVMSHVLIGISTLDPFAFPVVTIVLVATAAFACFWPARKATHVDPMTALRAE
- a CDS encoding nuclear transport factor 2 family protein; this encodes MKSGKRPTPRSNRVTTDRQSLLACERELTRAERTGDAATLRALLARDFVGIDLHGRKVTRRTFIAGFLRPELKLAQLRIDDLTVRRTGEMACVVGRSQFTGTFAGRPISGRARFVDVWIHRRSRWQLIGSSVTRIER
- a CDS encoding TIGR04076 family protein; protein product: MHRREFMKLATAATLCGATANLASAATATAEPAKRYKCRITVLRKLFHADLYDQHPYGRRAACGRFEEGQVFMTESPWDPPPGFCTWAWADLRAIIHKIHAGDPTVMISCCTDGLRPVLFKFERIEA
- a CDS encoding serine hydrolase, with product MHPLSLFQPRHPRAFPVWLCLVALAGVSRAPCAAALATDAAAPLPLGSARDLGFAPDRLDRLHANLRQLVDEGRCSGFVTLLVRHGQIADWRTYGWRDLETRAPMEQDTIFRIASNSKLITSVGAMILFEEGRLDLDAPIATYLPDFKDVRVLTGGTVDAPELVEPKTPPRIRHLLSHTAGFTYDFGDTDVLSQLYRRHNPWAAASLDEFVARAAKLPLAHEPGAAFRYGISTDVLGAIIERVSGQNLEEFLQARLFRPLRMVDTSFDVPAEKLPRLASVYRRQGDQLVNDEPGQADVARRRQGIRSGGGGLFSTTGDYARFAQMLLNGGELDGVRILGRKTVEYMTLNHLARTSKPTHAYSDSRGFGLGAEVVIDPAKDPTLCSLGQFGWSGSNTTRCQIDPREDLVALVFLQHRPMNETGVFARFANGYNLALTNPPRPMTTPQLPPDSPGLIESGQAPSRDYAAVKHCIEQAIGWAIEKDFDAMFHLWGDDLFHFWVFSNSTVIGLDAFKRYADQWRDPDFRGTRFEFRDLRIRFSRSGDVAWYSTYLDDCATIKGKEHCLQNVFQTGVLEKRDGRWVHVQMHGSYPVDRIPENLLQQFYADQFSRGKTE
- a CDS encoding tetratricopeptide repeat protein, with product MNFVRPTSLALLSIVLAAPLAAAPASVDELAAARALFEAHKDAEAQSAYAALTEKDSGNPEPLRCLGYLALRRNDGDAAVRWFEKAVGLAPTHAETHRALGDAFGTKAQQAGVLSKFGLAKKCLASYQRAARLDPADARTHQCLFEYYRQAPAIAGGGTDKAAAEAAILKQLDPARGALAYATLYQAEKKFTEALAEYDAYLKTAPDDFYVNYLVGKLCDTNGVAAERGLAALRHCLELPQLTPPAAPKHQHAHWRIGNLSKRQGNLAAARAAYEASLKIDPGFEPAASALKSLPSVVAQAN